The Primulina eburnea isolate SZY01 chromosome 13, ASM2296580v1, whole genome shotgun sequence genome includes a region encoding these proteins:
- the LOC140810292 gene encoding uncharacterized protein, with protein sequence MANRYSIESVSKNFQNIMENRIAFGGKTMVYDGDFRQVLPVVKRGSKAEKIAASDGLQHTVNRDFIKLPDSIIIPWEGERSIQILIDSVFPNMINHVNDENFPREEKEYTSWDSVEDDNHNFFPEEFLNSLCPSGLPPHKIILKVGPVMLLRNVTPELGLCNGTRLICRSLGRNFIDAENITGPYKGTRFFLHRMPLKSEDNSGLPLS encoded by the exons ATGGCAAATCGCTATTCTATTGAATCCGTCAGTaagaattttcaaaatattatggAAAATCGTATAGCGTTTGGAGGGAAGACAATGGTGTATGATGGTGATTTTCGACAAGTGTTACCGGTTGTTAAACGAGGGTCAAAGGCAGAAAAAATTGCTGCAA GTGATGGATTGCAACATACTGTGAATCGTGATTTCATAAAATTACCAGATTCAATTATCATACCATGGGAAGGAGAACGATCAATTCAGATTTTGATTGATTCTGTTTTTCCTAATATGATAAATCATGTTAACGATGAAAAC TTTCCTAGAGAGGAAAAAGAGTATACCTCTTGGGATAGTGTAGAAGACGACAATCACAATTTTTTTCCAGAAGAATTTTTGAATTCCCTTTGTCCAAGTGGTTTGCCACCACATAAAATCATATTGAAAGTAGGACCTGTCATGCTCTTGAGAAATGTTACGCCCGAACTTGGTCTATGCAATGGAACAAGATTAATATGCCGCAGTCTTGGTAGAAATTTTATAGATGCTGAGAACATAACAGGTCCTTACAAGGGTACCAGATTCTTTCTACATAGAATGCCCTTGAAAAGTGAAGATAATTCTGGATTACCATTGAGTTGA
- the LOC140809616 gene encoding uncharacterized protein: MAFPFVLQLFAGCLAILSFVQLAAAHQESGEWDCDADEEARIVAQFRPGIVTLDGQAEDWADVDRFEFPLRPALDPDEDKEYKSGKMSVQALHDGTNIYLMLQVDGDYMYTKGDDHKCPSVALMFQIGEDATYHNMGGCKESPDTCNSTSCRGHEADIMHFSIGNSIPGRLYGEDLTNVNSKSGGFGLVDMYSWNPHCRNIDGHASENGSSALNNWKAAWWHSSFTTHAGFIEDDSPYSLSGQKGTYFFEFSRPLRTMDRLQQDAQFSIGLSSKFSAAFWNPSDGKPWHGSEHYSIGCDWIPMDITPGFYAQSKVATGSSWDAAAGFAFLLSFVSFCLSIFVGYWVSKTKSMPFSPIDRH, translated from the exons ATGGCGTTTCCATTTGTTCTTCAACTATTCGCGGGATGCCTTGCAATATTGAGTTTTGTGCAGTTGGCGGCGGCGCATCAAGAGTCCGGCGAGTGGGATTGCGATGCCGACGAGGAGGCCCGAATAGTGGCCCAATTCCGACCCGGAATCGTCACCCTCGATGGGCAAGCCGAGGATTGGGCTGATGTTGACAGGTTCGAGTTCCCGCTTCGCCCAGCTCTTGACCCGGATGAGGATAAGGAGTACAAATCTGGAAAAATGAGCGTCCAG GCTTTGCATGATGGGACGAATATTTACTTGATGTTGCAAGTTGATGGAGATTACATGTACACAAAAGG AGATGACCATAAATGCCCATCTGTAGCCTTGATGTTTCAAATTGGCGAGGATGCAACTTATCATAAT ATGGGTGGCTGTAAAGAATCACCAGATACATGCAACAGCACGAGTTGCCGTGGCCATGAAGCCGACATCATGCATTTCTCCATAGGAAATTCTATCCCGGGAAGGCTGTACGGCGAGGATTTAACCAATGTGAACAGCAAAAGTGGAGG GTTTGGTTTGGTAGATATGTATTCATGGAACCCACACTGTCGAAACATCGATGGTCACGCCTCGG AAAATGGTTCTTCTGCACTAAATAACTGGAAAGCAGCATGGTGGCACAGCAGTTTTACTACCCATGCGG GATTTATCGAGGATGACAGCCCGTATTCATTATCTGGTCAAAAAGGAACATACTTCTTTGAATTCTCTCGACCGTTGAGAACCATGGATCGCCTTCAGCAG GACGCACAATTCAGTATTGGGCTGTCTAGCAAATTTTCTGCAGCCTTTTGGAACCCATCTGATGGTAAACCGTGGCATGGTTCTGAGCATTATTCAATAGGCTGCGACTGGATACCGATGGATATCACTCCAGGTTTCTATGCGCAATCCAAAGTAGCGACTGGAAGTTCATGGGACGCTGCCGCTggatttgcttttcttttatcttttgtttcgttttgtttGTCTATATTTGTAGGGTACTGGGTTTCGAAAACGAAATCTATGCCATTTTCTCCTATAGATCGTCACTAA